TGCCCGAGATAGAGAAGAAATTGGCGACGTACGACAAGCTAATCGTCGTGCGACATCCTCTGGAGAGGCTTTTATCGGCCTATCGGAATAAATTGGAGACCAAACACGAGAAAAGTGCGAAATATTTCCAGACTCGCTTCGGCAAAAAAATCGTCAAGGTGAGGAACGAGTCTTTCTAAATATAGTACAATGCAAATATATAGTTCTATACTACGTATTGCTTTgtgattctttaattttaattttgatcgcgtatttgatttatcaatatatttacgGATTAATTTATGACTTCGCGCTATGATCTCATCTTAGATATGATAGTTCAAATCAAAGCAGGCAGAATGTCAATAAACGACTGTTTTGATGCTTCTTCTTTCTATCGAGTCAGTTTAGTTATATGGATGAGCCATGCGCGTCTATATagaaagagaatatttatttacttagaCATTATAGACTTAAATTCTTGTTTCTTTTCAGTAAAATTGcatcaaatttaaaagtacCGTATAATTGAGCACTTCTCGGAATATGATTACGATTATATAATTCTGTCCCACTTTTATCGCGTTAACCGTTAACGATAAGTTCCGTATGCAAATCGAGATGAATAGCTCAACGTTGAAAAAAAACACCAAGCCACACAAGTAGCGAGACTTTAACTACGCGACATTTTTGCAGAAATACAGACCGAACGCGACCGAGGAGTCTTTGAGGAATGGCGACGACGTGACGTTTCACGAATTCGTCGATTTCATCACCGACGACACCGAGAATGGAACTCGGAATGAACATTGGAGACCGATATACGATCTTTGCCAACCGTGCATAGTTAATTACAATCTCGTAAGCAAGTACGAGAGTTTGGTCGAAGACGCCACGGAAGTTCTCGAACGGATAGGTGTCACATCCGTGAAGTAAGTACAGTGCACTTGTGACGATATTTGCAATAACAAGatgacaattttaatacaCGAAAAGAACTGTTTTGCTAAAAAtgtagctagatacagatctgaaaatataattttgttgtaccataaaaattattatagtaggTCGCTAAAGTATGATGATATgccgtaaaaaattttgacattttagcaatcagtttgagtgttctacataattattttgatgttgcaacaaaataattttcagatctgtatctggctaaatttttagacacTTCAGCAAAATCGTTCTTTCCGTTTATAGACATCTAGAATTCTCTCTAGATATATTCGCGAAACAccttgttaaatataattatgcagTTTTCCAGCTAGACCTTCAAGCAGCGAGCCAACGTCGAGAAAACTGGATAGATATTACTCTACTCTAAGCTACAAGCAGCTTCGCAAGCTGGCAGATCTGTACAAATTAGATTTAAGGCTGTTCGACTACTCGTTGGAGGATGTGTTGGGATTTTCCTTGGCTTAAGGTGCTCGTTAATATCAACAGAAGCAAATGCACAAGTAAACTGTCATATCACTAAAGTCTATGCAATATGACAAAACAGGCCAGTTCACGCGTTAGgatgaataattattgttagtattttgtaaaatgcaataatacAGAAAAGACTGAGGTTTTCTGAAACCTCAGAGTCGAATAGTAAACTTTTTCAGTTATTTattgaagattttattttgtatagaCCAAGCCTCGCATTACCTCGTGTTATGTACtgtatagaattaaaaaaaaatcaaaattatactCATATGAAAAAAACGTGTACACTACATGGCATACATTGTTTTGataaagaaatcaaaattaaaagatgcaaaataaatattttaaaatgtacatacaaagatatattacaaatgtaaaatgtacatgattaaaatgtaaattgtttCATAAATTGCGGAATATGAATTGTACGTATGTTGAATCTCTCTTCTCATTTCTTTTACGTACGAAAAGTTacacatattaaattacttatttaaattattactacATGTTTAATTACGCAACAATAATCATCATATTTTACGATTCATACACATGCTCGCAGATACGCCTTagaactatttatttttaaagttatggCGTTTTAAATGTATAGCGGCGGAGTTCGGTGCCAAGAATTTAAGGATAGTCAAGCAAATAAAAGAACTCGTTTTTGCTTGTGCCAAGAAAGAATCAATGTCAATTTCTTACTCAAAGCCGAGTTTCGTAAAAGccatataaaaaatgtgtacGCCGCGACTTTTGTATATCGGTACGGAATTTGTAGAACGCGAAATATTGTATCCtagaataatctttatttatatgcgCACCTTGTGTACCGTGTCGCGAGTTTAATCCGTAATAAAAGTTTCGCTTTCCTATTTTCGTAACGTAAGTTGTGTCATATCGTGTCCAAAGTTATTGCTTTGAACGCAGCCATATTTGCGTGCCTATGTATAGATAGTATTATATGCAAGGATGTCTTCATCGCATATCTCAGAAACGATTTCATAAAGATCATGCAGAAACTAATATGCAGTTACCAaccaattaattatatagataaaattgtGCATGGCATTGCGAACAACATGCGAACATTATGTACATTATGTATccaacaataaaattgtaattaagacttttataaaattagtaattagtgCTATTAATTACCCAACTAAGTAATCATCtcggttaattaaattaaatcgattattattacaattaaaccgattcaataaattagaaaattaaagaatcgATTAAGCCTTTGGATGCTGATACGTTCCATAAggttatatttaaattcgattttgaTGGAGAGTCTAATTCATAAATTAGAAGACTAGTAGTGCCCGGGATGTGTTTTTAACGAGAAAGACGCGTTATATAACGACCGAGAGCTGGAGTTCGGGGATGTCCGTACATTGTTCATCATGAGATATTGATGTTCGGCTAAACGAGTTAAATTTAGACGAGAGCCCGAAAATGATGGACGGCCTTCTATATTGGCACACATCAGCTAAGGAGTGAAATCTTAATCGCGCGCAACAGTTCTGGCAGTACACCCGAACGGATTTCAGAATAACACGAAGCATCTTGCAGCTCTCCTATAATCACGGCGCGCTTAATGGACCGCGCTGTTGCATATTGATTTCGTAACGTATCTTGAACCTGCCAATACCTATAGACGGTGTCTCGACGGTTATCTGGAACCGATCTGACGGCGTTTTTGTCAGGAAGTTACGCCTAACACATCCACAATGCCTTAATATAACTCGAGGTAGCGAGAAACTCGTTGCTCTCCAAGCAACATCAGCCGATGGTGGGATCTCGACTTCTGCCAATCCTGGAGCAGAAGGTGCTTCGCGGGAAGGTGCGACACGGTACACGCCGAGTGGCTACGGGT
The nucleotide sequence above comes from Temnothorax longispinosus isolate EJ_2023e chromosome 4, Tlon_JGU_v1, whole genome shotgun sequence. Encoded proteins:
- the LOC139811005 gene encoding carbohydrate sulfotransferase 11 translates to MTGCRAWRIILLVVIWKTTANANTNVEQIYSNDENKKPFEPNKYIYSWTGPNALARSALVERQERLQYNCELESSEVDIDALNPESFRNILVDDLHELLYCYVPKVACTNWKRVLMIATGKWPGNDPLEIPADQAHSPGTFQRLNNYTLPEIEKKLATYDKLIVVRHPLERLLSAYRNKLETKHEKSAKYFQTRFGKKIVKKYRPNATEESLRNGDDVTFHEFVDFITDDTENGTRNEHWRPIYDLCQPCIVNYNLVSKYESLVEDATEVLERIGVTSVNFPARPSSSEPTSRKLDRYYSTLSYKQLRKLADLYKLDLRLFDYSLEDVLGFSLA